One Rossellomorea aquimaris DNA window includes the following coding sequences:
- a CDS encoding ABC transporter ATP-binding protein → MNVIETHQLTKSYGTSPVVKGITVTVKKGEVFGFLGKNGAGKSTFINTITGIIHPSSGSYYLLGEKGPNEKIKKKIGVMPDYLTFYSSLTPVKHLRILSALSGKPVSKSQCIDVLKTVGLEKHAHKKTSKFSFGMKKKLGIALAIIHDPELIFLDEPTSGLDAESVLVIQKLIQQLQSNGKTVFMTSHNLDEVEKICTRMAIMKEGQIAKIGTIDELRSFYRSTITVKVKHSSIPVNEKVNLYHWLGSNGTDLEATETHFVLNVNSENKIAEVIRALNQSKVDVLRVEVEEPSLEEIFLEA, encoded by the coding sequence ATGAACGTCATTGAAACACACCAATTAACGAAGTCATATGGAACATCCCCGGTTGTAAAGGGGATCACGGTCACCGTAAAAAAAGGAGAGGTATTTGGTTTTTTGGGAAAGAACGGTGCAGGTAAGTCCACCTTCATTAACACAATTACTGGAATTATTCATCCCTCCTCAGGTTCGTACTATCTCCTAGGGGAGAAAGGACCTAATGAAAAAATAAAGAAAAAAATCGGCGTAATGCCTGATTATCTAACATTTTACTCCTCCCTGACTCCTGTCAAACATTTGCGGATACTGTCCGCTTTATCAGGAAAGCCCGTCTCGAAGTCACAGTGTATAGACGTCTTGAAGACAGTCGGTCTTGAAAAACATGCCCATAAAAAAACATCCAAATTTTCATTTGGGATGAAAAAGAAACTTGGTATCGCCCTGGCTATCATTCATGATCCTGAACTCATCTTCCTCGATGAACCTACTTCAGGATTAGATGCAGAATCGGTGCTTGTAATCCAGAAGCTGATACAACAATTGCAATCAAATGGAAAAACCGTTTTTATGACGTCACACAATTTAGATGAGGTAGAGAAGATTTGTACACGGATGGCCATCATGAAAGAAGGTCAGATTGCCAAAATTGGAACTATCGATGAACTAAGATCGTTCTATCGATCAACCATTACGGTAAAAGTGAAACACTCCTCTATACCGGTAAACGAAAAAGTGAACTTGTATCATTGGCTTGGTTCAAACGGCACTGATTTGGAAGCAACAGAAACTCACTTCGTCCTGAATGTAAATTCGGAAAATAAGATCGCTGAGGTTATCCGTGCCCTAAATCAATCAAAGGTGGACGTATTGCGGGTTGAAGTAGAAGAACCTTCGTTGGAGGAAATATTCTTGGAGGCATAA
- a CDS encoding ABC transporter permease: MYVIARKEFLQLFTGVKSLIIIGILLVTSYYSVKFSTLLVNDIELSPKETENIHVFGLLALLILFGQLFIMGLSHDTMNRETHERTMRFLVSRTSRASIVFGKFLGIWTFWFACIVVSHVLIVIFSHRFDLFIFSQLMSLLTYQIAFTLLVSTLIPKPAFTMFLGVILGLIFPALSFWLVFTSNPWFSWMKYLNPYYYLNREDFTFLVILLLAGMMIGLTHLLFRRKEC, translated from the coding sequence GTGTACGTTATAGCAAGAAAAGAATTTCTTCAATTATTTACAGGGGTTAAGTCACTGATAATAATCGGTATCCTATTGGTGACGTCCTATTATTCAGTGAAGTTTTCCACCCTTCTGGTGAACGATATAGAACTTTCACCCAAGGAAACCGAAAACATCCATGTCTTCGGATTATTAGCACTGCTCATATTGTTTGGTCAGCTATTCATCATGGGGCTCTCCCACGATACGATGAACAGAGAGACACATGAAAGAACGATGAGATTTCTCGTTTCAAGAACATCCCGAGCTTCGATTGTTTTCGGGAAATTTTTAGGGATCTGGACATTTTGGTTTGCATGTATAGTGGTATCACACGTGCTGATCGTGATTTTTTCTCATCGCTTTGATCTATTTATATTTTCACAATTAATGAGCTTGCTAACTTATCAAATCGCTTTCACTCTTTTGGTCTCTACGCTAATACCGAAACCAGCATTTACGATGTTTCTTGGGGTTATCCTTGGCTTGATATTTCCTGCGTTATCGTTTTGGCTGGTATTCACCTCCAACCCCTGGTTCAGCTGGATGAAGTACTTGAATCCTTATTATTATTTAAACCGGGAGGACTTTACATTTCTGGTGATACTGTTACTGGCGGGTATGATGATTGGATTGACACACTTATTGTTCAGAAGGAAGGAATGTTAA
- a CDS encoding response regulator transcription factor, with amino-acid sequence MKEARLLIVDDESALIHMLETILKRENFPNIDTAATAEDALSLCKKNRYDLILLDVMLPNRSGFDICPLIREHTDAAIIFLTARSSDLDKLSGFALGADDYITKPFNPLEVVARVKVQLRRQIGTPTVSNHLIYRCGPILINTSSAEVTVSGNKVDLPAQVYQLLLFFCKHPNQLFSKGQLYENVWGSDYLGEENTVMVHIRKLREKIEANPSKPDHLVTVRGLGYKLVPNGVNNEHS; translated from the coding sequence ATGAAAGAAGCCCGACTATTAATTGTTGATGATGAATCAGCTCTTATACATATGCTTGAAACCATTCTGAAAAGAGAGAACTTTCCTAATATCGATACAGCAGCAACGGCGGAGGATGCATTGAGTTTATGCAAGAAAAATAGATACGATTTAATTCTATTAGATGTAATGCTGCCGAATCGGAGTGGCTTCGACATTTGTCCACTTATTCGTGAGCACACGGATGCCGCCATCATCTTTCTTACAGCCAGATCATCGGACTTGGACAAGTTATCAGGTTTCGCCCTTGGAGCAGATGATTATATAACAAAGCCTTTTAATCCCCTGGAAGTGGTTGCTAGGGTAAAAGTCCAATTGAGAAGGCAAATTGGCACGCCGACTGTTTCAAATCACCTAATCTATCGATGTGGACCGATTTTAATAAATACAAGTTCAGCTGAAGTAACGGTTAGTGGAAATAAAGTTGATTTACCTGCTCAGGTGTACCAGCTGCTATTATTCTTTTGTAAACATCCGAATCAATTATTCAGTAAAGGACAACTCTATGAAAATGTATGGGGAAGTGACTATTTAGGAGAAGAGAACACAGTGATGGTACATATTCGAAAGCTTCGAGAAAAAATAGAAGCCAATCCCAGTAAGCCTGATCACCTCGTTACTGTAAGAGGACTTGGGTATAAGCTTGTACCTAACGGAGTTAATAATGAACATTCATAA
- a CDS encoding HAMP domain-containing sensor histidine kinase, protein MNIHKRFMFHFFGQLILTVLFLGSLVLALFAIIGFWVMEEEVKEDLSEAGSLYFSSNIKVDRGKVHFKEELRTLVREQNGWLIVYTDEGVPIGSYLTPKRTEKELLEEGTGTDYRYWNLDLPDSQTYVLIYGEKHQNRNLIQYVKEDMEWSQGRLSLSESTIQRMKKENAWVQLLDSNGKVVDEYGTENEPEYYSVRELLNLKSKENVSTFIDEKSKQKILVGIRSYQTSPSQERNIFKAFTSGGFILLLVLFTLLVLATLWHARKFGLPLLTMMKWIKNLSDGVYVQPLDDQEHPIMLKKNGRLKRKYRLYKDLITNLSHLTETLHHNKRHENQMIMTREEWISGLSHDLKTPLSSISGYAHMLGSAAYTWSKEETMEFAGIISEKSEFMRELLDDLTLTYRLKNQALPISKERTELNEIVRRTVIQYINDQANRDKELLFEPYDGSLYAEVDLKWFQRILDNVLANAIHYNPAGTKITVSLQSIEHHLIVITILDNGKGMDTETLDKLFQRYYRGTSTTKTTSGSGLGMAITKQLIELHGGSINVTSAPGKGTKVRIIVPV, encoded by the coding sequence ATGAACATTCATAAACGATTCATGTTTCACTTTTTCGGACAATTGATTCTAACAGTTCTCTTTTTAGGGTCACTTGTTTTGGCCTTATTTGCGATCATTGGTTTTTGGGTCATGGAAGAAGAAGTGAAGGAGGATTTATCTGAAGCCGGCAGCCTCTATTTTTCCAGTAATATAAAGGTGGATCGAGGGAAAGTTCATTTTAAAGAAGAGCTAAGGACACTAGTGCGTGAGCAAAATGGCTGGCTAATCGTCTATACAGATGAAGGGGTTCCAATAGGGTCCTATTTAACTCCAAAACGTACGGAGAAAGAACTCTTAGAGGAGGGGACTGGCACAGACTATCGCTATTGGAATCTTGATCTACCGGACTCTCAAACCTATGTACTAATATATGGTGAGAAGCACCAAAATCGAAATCTGATTCAATACGTGAAAGAAGATATGGAATGGAGTCAGGGGAGGCTTTCACTCTCAGAGAGTACAATTCAAAGAATGAAAAAAGAAAACGCTTGGGTACAGCTTCTTGATTCCAATGGAAAAGTAGTCGATGAATATGGCACGGAAAACGAACCTGAATATTATTCAGTCAGGGAACTTCTCAATTTGAAGAGTAAGGAAAATGTCTCAACCTTCATCGATGAGAAGTCAAAGCAAAAAATCCTTGTCGGTATTCGTTCGTACCAAACCTCACCCTCGCAGGAACGAAATATTTTCAAAGCCTTCACCAGTGGTGGATTCATCCTATTATTGGTCCTATTTACTCTTCTGGTATTAGCCACACTATGGCATGCGAGAAAGTTTGGACTGCCTTTACTTACAATGATGAAATGGATCAAGAATTTGAGTGATGGCGTTTATGTGCAGCCACTTGATGACCAGGAACACCCGATTATGTTGAAGAAAAATGGCAGGCTTAAGCGAAAGTATCGACTTTATAAAGACCTTATCACCAATCTGTCTCATTTGACCGAAACACTTCATCATAATAAGCGTCATGAGAACCAGATGATTATGACCCGTGAAGAATGGATCAGCGGGCTTTCCCATGATTTAAAAACACCACTCTCATCGATTTCGGGATATGCACATATGCTTGGATCAGCTGCTTACACTTGGTCAAAAGAAGAGACAATGGAGTTTGCGGGTATAATCAGTGAAAAATCAGAATTTATGAGGGAACTATTAGATGATTTAACACTAACATATCGGCTTAAAAATCAAGCCTTGCCAATTTCCAAAGAAAGAACCGAATTGAATGAGATTGTGCGTCGAACTGTCATACAATACATCAATGATCAGGCAAACAGAGATAAGGAACTTTTGTTTGAACCATATGATGGATCCTTATATGCTGAAGTTGATTTAAAATGGTTTCAGCGCATTCTGGATAATGTTTTAGCCAACGCCATTCACTATAATCCAGCAGGAACGAAGATCACTGTGTCTCTTCAGTCCATTGAACATCACCTGATTGTAATCACAATCCTGGATAATGGAAAAGGTATGGATACAGAAACACTTGATAAACTATTCCAACGCTACTACAGGGGAACAAGCACAACCAAAACGACTAGCGGATCAGGGCTGGGTATGGCCATCACCAAGCAACTTATTGAATTGCATGGGGGTTCCATCAACGTAACCAGTGCTCCTGGGAAAGGAACCAAGGTGAGGATTATCGTTCCTGTATGA
- a CDS encoding DUF1836 domain-containing protein yields the protein MKTFILTRKNMADLLLSLSGINSRPPIKVLQDAWINLHKENDLPPIIQKILKPAKGETGFSLNEIVSLGNHIEFTNFPQSTVQNWVKRDVKGLIGSPQLGKKYTIEQAAMLFIVEDLKATLDFESIRKILTLVFNNIEDRTDDIVNPTDLYLAYASVFDQIHHQSLPTMKSSVSGSVNELIDQFIHQECMAMLSSFNGINEENLSIVLNVLIVSVLTVQAGFYQAATKKYVTDALS from the coding sequence ATGAAAACGTTTATACTGACACGTAAAAATATGGCCGATTTGCTGCTATCACTAAGCGGCATAAACAGCAGGCCCCCGATCAAGGTGCTTCAGGATGCGTGGATAAATCTACATAAAGAAAACGACCTCCCTCCCATCATTCAAAAAATCCTCAAACCAGCAAAAGGAGAAACCGGTTTTTCACTCAATGAGATCGTCTCCTTAGGAAATCATATCGAATTCACCAACTTCCCCCAAAGTACTGTCCAGAACTGGGTGAAGCGGGATGTGAAAGGGTTGATCGGTTCCCCGCAGCTGGGAAAAAAATATACCATCGAACAAGCCGCCATGCTGTTCATCGTCGAAGACCTCAAAGCTACCTTGGATTTTGAATCCATCCGGAAGATCTTGACCCTGGTGTTCAACAACATAGAAGACCGCACGGATGACATCGTCAATCCCACAGATCTTTACCTTGCCTATGCGTCGGTCTTTGACCAGATCCACCATCAATCACTCCCGACGATGAAGTCTTCCGTTTCAGGCTCTGTCAATGAACTAATCGATCAATTCATTCATCAAGAATGCATGGCCATGCTATCCTCCTTTAACGGGATCAACGAAGAAAATCTCAGCATTGTACTGAATGTCCTGATCGTATCGGTGCTGACAGTTCAGGCTGGATTTTATCAGGCTGCTACGAAGAAATATGTGACGGATGCATTATCTTAA
- the htpX gene encoding protease HtpX — protein sequence MGKRIFYFLLTNVLVLLTISIIFSVTGAGNYINASGGIDFGALLVFSAIIGFSGSFISLAMSRWMAKKMMGVQVLDPNGALSSEERAVVEKVHRLSRAAGLVHMPEVGIYHSPEVNAFATGPSKKRSLVAVSTGLLREMDDDAVEGVIAHEVAHVANGDMVTMTLLQGVVNTFVVFLARIAAWIASRFAREEMAPIVHFIAVIVFQIVFSILGSLVVFAYSRHREFHADRGGADLAGKDKMVHALQMLKAYSSRMKGEDDTAISTLKINGRRKSAIFSTHPDLDDRISRLEAK from the coding sequence ATGGGGAAACGTATATTTTATTTCCTTTTAACGAACGTTTTAGTGTTACTGACGATTAGTATTATTTTTTCCGTTACGGGAGCAGGGAATTACATCAATGCCTCAGGCGGAATTGATTTCGGCGCATTATTAGTATTCAGTGCGATCATCGGTTTTTCCGGATCATTCATTTCATTGGCCATGTCACGTTGGATGGCGAAGAAGATGATGGGTGTACAAGTGTTGGATCCGAATGGAGCCTTGTCTTCAGAGGAACGGGCAGTTGTAGAGAAAGTCCATCGTTTATCAAGAGCGGCTGGTTTAGTGCACATGCCCGAGGTGGGAATCTACCATTCTCCTGAAGTGAATGCCTTTGCAACGGGTCCTTCTAAGAAACGCTCATTGGTTGCTGTTTCGACAGGGTTACTCCGTGAAATGGATGATGACGCGGTTGAAGGTGTCATTGCCCATGAGGTGGCCCACGTTGCGAACGGTGATATGGTGACAATGACCTTACTGCAAGGTGTGGTCAACACCTTTGTCGTTTTCCTGGCACGAATTGCCGCATGGATTGCGTCACGATTTGCAAGGGAAGAAATGGCACCGATCGTGCATTTCATTGCCGTGATTGTATTCCAGATCGTATTCTCAATCCTGGGAAGTTTAGTCGTTTTCGCTTATTCCCGTCACCGAGAGTTCCACGCTGACCGTGGTGGAGCGGACCTTGCCGGTAAGGATAAAATGGTCCATGCCCTGCAAATGTTAAAAGCATACTCGAGTCGAATGAAGGGTGAAGATGACACAGCCATCTCTACATTGAAAATCAATGGAAGACGAAAGTCAGCGATCTTCTCGACTCACCCTGATCTGGATGATCGGATCAGTCGATTGGAAGCGAAGTAA
- a CDS encoding N-acetylmuramoyl-L-alanine amidase, translating to MVKASDYLIALDDGHGIGTAGKRTPYIQSLGRQIRENEFNEKVTFFLKVELERCGFRTILTAPTDEDIPLKSRTDLANSMRANALVSNHFNAFDGKFDGAGKDAEGHSLHIYFNDVQDRRLAESIAKYLKLGTRQIYRGIIEQNLHMTREFNGPAVLVENGFMDNEREALLMINEEFQRESAREQARGVCDFFGVPYVAAGNVVATPETDVKDVWTSRDVIGKRVESIYRGAEGLDFYSKPTFRDTYRAGTLKYGYGFPEIIRKLKVEGAYMYEVKNSRGYVYYVTAAPKFVKVEGKGQSSAGSSSPSPSSGPVGIGEIRIVGVANAAIIQDRPDRLTSKDLGTIAKGRTLPVTGSLKGKNSSSGYWEVIYNGRRAYITGEFGQYKAY from the coding sequence ATGGTAAAAGCTAGTGATTATTTGATAGCTTTAGATGATGGTCATGGGATCGGGACAGCCGGGAAACGTACGCCCTATATCCAGTCGCTTGGCAGACAGATCCGTGAAAATGAGTTTAATGAGAAAGTGACTTTCTTTTTGAAAGTTGAATTAGAGAGATGTGGATTCAGGACTATACTGACTGCTCCGACTGATGAGGATATACCGTTAAAGTCACGTACAGACTTAGCTAATTCCATGAGAGCCAATGCCTTGGTTTCCAATCACTTTAATGCCTTTGATGGAAAGTTCGATGGTGCAGGAAAAGATGCTGAAGGGCATTCCCTCCATATATATTTCAATGATGTACAGGATAGAAGGCTCGCTGAAAGCATTGCGAAGTATTTGAAACTGGGTACCAGGCAGATATATCGCGGGATCATTGAGCAGAATCTTCATATGACAAGGGAGTTCAATGGGCCTGCGGTGCTTGTCGAGAATGGATTTATGGATAATGAGAGAGAAGCGTTGCTCATGATCAATGAGGAATTTCAAAGGGAATCGGCAAGAGAGCAGGCTCGAGGGGTATGTGATTTTTTTGGCGTTCCGTATGTGGCTGCAGGAAACGTTGTGGCAACTCCTGAAACAGATGTCAAAGATGTGTGGACAAGCAGGGATGTTATCGGAAAACGGGTGGAGAGCATATATAGAGGTGCTGAAGGACTGGACTTTTACAGTAAGCCGACTTTCCGTGATACCTACCGCGCCGGCACTTTGAAGTACGGATATGGGTTTCCGGAGATTATACGGAAGCTTAAGGTAGAAGGTGCTTATATGTATGAGGTCAAGAACTCAAGGGGATACGTGTATTATGTAACAGCAGCCCCGAAATTTGTGAAGGTGGAAGGAAAAGGGCAATCTTCAGCGGGATCATCATCACCGTCGCCTTCATCGGGACCGGTTGGCATCGGGGAAATCAGAATCGTGGGGGTGGCGAATGCCGCCATCATACAGGATCGCCCTGATCGGTTGACTTCAAAGGACTTGGGTACCATCGCAAAAGGCAGGACGCTTCCCGTCACAGGATCCCTTAAAGGTAAAAACAGCAGCTCGGGTTACTGGGAAGTCATCTACAATGGCAGAAGAGCTTATATAACCGGAGAATTTGGACAATACAAAGCTTATTGA
- the rlmD gene encoding 23S rRNA (uracil(1939)-C(5))-methyltransferase RlmD, giving the protein MTNIKPETMVVTIEDLDQKGSGQAVVWRENELGNPKKLRLTIPQTLPGEKVEVTVDQPDRRRRKALPDEILEAHSERIPAPCPHFERCGGCVWQHWDYDGQLKQKRDHVKHALEEQGFNPDLVRDTMGMENPWRYRNKMEFTFSPEGALGLHEQGNFRKVISLETCLIASEEMVEATMEVADWVKDHGLKGYNKDEHEGLLRHLMVRQSFVTGELMLGLFATEAPENHQKAVEDLVARIGGKFPQVKSLLWLENTAWADRTQAEEIHLLAGRDFIYDEMDGYRFRLWFDTFFQTNPTQAQKLVDLAIEMAQPKKTEKMIDLFCGVGTFSLPFASRVGELAGIEIVESSIESAKRNAEDNGISNTTFLAKDARKGIDQMLESFGHPQLLMLDPPRSGAGGKVMRRIGRAKPERIVYVSCNPDTFATDIKELEPFGYTLDAVQPVDLFPHTVHVECVATLTLNS; this is encoded by the coding sequence TTGACGAATATCAAACCAGAAACAATGGTTGTTACGATAGAAGATTTGGATCAAAAAGGTTCAGGGCAGGCTGTGGTCTGGAGGGAGAATGAGCTTGGGAATCCGAAGAAGCTGAGACTCACGATCCCTCAGACCCTGCCGGGGGAAAAGGTGGAAGTGACGGTGGATCAGCCTGATCGCCGTAGACGAAAGGCGTTGCCGGATGAAATTCTCGAAGCCCACTCTGAGAGAATCCCTGCACCTTGTCCGCACTTTGAGCGTTGCGGCGGATGTGTGTGGCAGCACTGGGATTATGACGGTCAGTTAAAGCAGAAGAGGGATCATGTGAAGCATGCCTTGGAAGAGCAAGGCTTTAATCCTGACCTGGTACGGGACACGATGGGGATGGAAAATCCGTGGCGTTACCGCAATAAGATGGAATTTACGTTTTCTCCTGAAGGTGCCCTTGGACTGCATGAGCAAGGGAATTTCCGTAAGGTCATTTCTCTTGAAACCTGCTTGATCGCAAGTGAAGAAATGGTGGAAGCGACGATGGAAGTCGCAGATTGGGTGAAGGACCATGGATTAAAAGGGTATAACAAAGACGAGCACGAAGGACTACTTCGTCATTTAATGGTCCGTCAATCGTTTGTAACGGGTGAACTGATGCTTGGTCTGTTTGCGACTGAGGCGCCTGAAAATCATCAGAAGGCAGTGGAGGACTTAGTTGCCCGCATAGGTGGAAAATTCCCTCAAGTCAAAAGCTTATTATGGCTGGAAAATACGGCATGGGCGGATCGGACGCAAGCAGAAGAGATACATCTTTTAGCTGGTCGTGACTTTATTTATGATGAAATGGATGGATATCGTTTTCGTCTTTGGTTTGATACGTTTTTCCAGACGAATCCGACACAAGCTCAAAAGCTAGTAGACTTGGCAATTGAAATGGCACAACCGAAGAAAACGGAGAAGATGATAGACCTTTTCTGTGGAGTAGGGACATTTTCTCTTCCATTTGCAAGCAGAGTCGGAGAACTTGCCGGCATTGAAATCGTGGAAAGTTCGATTGAGTCGGCGAAACGTAATGCTGAAGATAATGGTATCTCAAACACGACATTCCTTGCCAAGGATGCTCGAAAAGGAATTGACCAAATGCTGGAGAGCTTCGGTCATCCACAGCTATTAATGTTAGACCCTCCACGGTCTGGTGCAGGAGGAAAGGTCATGAGACGAATCGGACGTGCCAAACCGGAACGTATTGTATACGTATCATGCAATCCGGATACATTCGCGACGGATATCAAGGAGCTTGAACCATTCGGATACACTCTTGATGCAGTTCAACCTGTTGATCTTTTCCCTCATACGGTGCACGTGGAATGTGTCGCGACCCTGACATTGAATTCATAA
- a CDS encoding ABC transporter permease subunit: MRILKSFRFWLPVGFLLVMLSASFVIPAIYPELLEPGPPYLKDDSGRVIADPPYTMEEMPPLGSDKLGRNLFYLLLSGAKYTLLSAMVIALLRMVGGFSFGIVYAFLPDWARQMIKGVGDTFNFIPLAIIAFVLLTPLQLAFEAGAMYSFRFLMIEIVVIAIIVIPSLGMYIGEEMKEYLKNDFVTVSKQIGASRYYINKRHLRPQFSRHALVMFSEQISQTLYLLIQLGVLHICLGGLKTEEFGIMEHIPEYFSYTNEWAATMSINIQMVFLHTWLVLTPLAFFAVSIFCINEISRFLKEVLLEDTLPVGKDETPSNKPVPSSRLEDPFTFKNRSKEEFH; this comes from the coding sequence ATGAGGATTCTGAAATCATTCCGGTTCTGGCTGCCCGTTGGTTTTCTCCTTGTCATGCTTTCAGCGAGCTTCGTCATACCGGCCATATATCCAGAGCTGCTCGAACCTGGACCGCCGTATTTAAAGGACGATTCTGGAAGAGTAATCGCGGATCCTCCATATACAATGGAGGAAATGCCCCCTTTGGGCAGTGATAAACTTGGACGGAATTTATTCTATTTGCTCCTTTCCGGTGCGAAATATACGCTGTTATCGGCTATGGTCATTGCGCTGCTCCGCATGGTCGGCGGGTTCTCGTTCGGTATTGTGTATGCTTTTCTTCCTGATTGGGCGAGACAGATGATCAAGGGGGTCGGGGATACGTTCAACTTCATCCCACTTGCAATCATTGCCTTTGTTCTTCTCACCCCACTCCAGCTTGCCTTCGAGGCAGGGGCGATGTATTCATTTCGATTTCTGATGATCGAAATAGTGGTGATCGCCATCATTGTGATCCCCTCGCTTGGGATGTATATCGGGGAAGAGATGAAGGAGTATCTAAAAAATGATTTCGTTACCGTATCTAAACAAATCGGAGCAAGCAGATACTATATCAACAAGCGCCATTTACGCCCACAGTTCAGCCGGCATGCCCTTGTCATGTTTTCTGAGCAAATCTCCCAAACCCTGTACCTTCTCATTCAACTTGGGGTTCTCCATATCTGTTTGGGAGGTCTGAAAACAGAGGAGTTCGGGATCATGGAGCACATACCTGAATATTTTTCCTATACAAATGAATGGGCGGCCACGATGAGCATCAATATTCAAATGGTCTTTCTACATACGTGGCTGGTACTGACACCACTTGCTTTTTTTGCCGTTTCGATTTTTTGCATCAATGAGATAAGCAGGTTTTTAAAAGAGGTTCTTCTTGAGGATACGCTTCCTGTCGGGAAAGACGAGACCCCTTCCAACAAGCCGGTACCCTCGTCACGACTGGAAGATCCATTTACCTTCAAAAACCGCTCAAAGGAGGAATTCCATTGA
- a CDS encoding ABC transporter permease subunit, protein MFLLRKFNVIGLPIQFLLTCIGLFLFSGAGSLLAYDTELVIMLGKYLQTLQEMGREMLQPGSIIIKIGDPMDYKSYPIYPLFFQLFGYSFSLLLLAFFLAAVTSSLVSYLFMFLPKKIYQICFRLLDSLDSLPDVLIIVFIQLFIVWFFKKTDILLFDIYTLGDEKIYLLPIICLAIMPIAFLTKHFLFQLREEEEKPYVEYSYSKGFSKAYTVWVHLFRNVWIHFYYHIKPIFLLMLSNLLIIEILFNINGFMNVLLDVSSNTPSAFFIGMLMIYIPFFIVFTLGAISLKKWLSGEEVSS, encoded by the coding sequence GTGTTTTTACTGAGAAAGTTCAATGTCATCGGTCTTCCCATTCAATTCTTGCTCACATGCATCGGATTATTCCTTTTCAGCGGTGCCGGTTCTCTGCTTGCGTATGATACGGAATTGGTCATCATGCTGGGGAAATATCTTCAAACATTGCAGGAGATGGGACGTGAAATGCTCCAACCAGGCTCCATCATCATCAAAATCGGGGATCCAATGGACTACAAAAGCTACCCGATTTATCCGTTGTTTTTTCAGCTGTTCGGCTATTCGTTCTCGCTCTTGCTCCTGGCCTTTTTTCTTGCTGCCGTCACGTCTTCCCTTGTTAGCTACTTATTTATGTTTCTGCCTAAGAAAATATATCAAATCTGCTTCCGCTTGCTGGATTCACTGGATTCTCTTCCGGATGTTCTGATTATCGTATTTATCCAACTTTTCATTGTCTGGTTTTTCAAAAAGACGGATATTTTGCTGTTTGACATCTATACCCTTGGGGATGAAAAGATCTATCTGCTCCCGATCATTTGTCTTGCGATCATGCCGATTGCTTTTTTAACGAAGCATTTCTTGTTCCAGCTTCGGGAAGAAGAGGAAAAACCATATGTCGAATACTCCTATTCGAAGGGTTTCTCAAAAGCCTATACAGTATGGGTTCACTTGTTTCGAAATGTGTGGATTCATTTTTATTACCACATCAAACCGATTTTTCTGCTTATGCTTTCAAACCTGTTGATCATTGAGATTCTTTTTAATATCAACGGATTTATGAATGTGCTCCTCGATGTTTCCAGCAATACGCCAAGTGCCTTTTTCATCGGGATGCTGATGATTTACATACCATTCTTCATCGTGTTTACATTAGGAGCTATTTCACTTAAAAAATGGCTGTCCGGAGAGGAGGTCAGTTCATGA